One genomic window of Pseudomonas aeruginosa includes the following:
- the cysQ gene encoding 3'(2'),5'-bisphosphate nucleotidase CysQ produces the protein MRPVPWGELVALVRRAGEAILPHWRADVAVRSKADESPVTAADLSAHHILEAGLRALAPDIPVLSEEDCEIPLSERGHWRRWWLVDPLDGTKEFISGSEEFTVNVALVEDGRVLFGLVGVPVSGRCYYGGAGLGAWREEADGRAQPISVRLEPEEAFTVVASKRHGSPAQERLLDGLSERFGDLRRASIGSSLKFCLLAEGAADCYPRLTPTSQWDTAAAQGVLEGAGGEVLDLHGAPFTYEPREDYLNGSFLALPRAAEWRSELIQLARALH, from the coding sequence ATGAGGCCGGTGCCCTGGGGCGAATTGGTGGCGCTGGTGCGGCGCGCCGGCGAGGCGATCCTGCCGCACTGGCGCGCCGACGTGGCGGTGCGCTCGAAGGCCGACGAATCGCCGGTTACCGCCGCCGACCTGTCCGCGCACCATATATTGGAGGCGGGGTTGCGGGCGCTGGCGCCGGACATTCCGGTGCTTTCCGAAGAGGATTGCGAGATACCGCTGAGCGAGCGCGGCCACTGGCGGCGCTGGTGGCTGGTGGACCCGCTGGACGGCACCAAGGAGTTCATCTCCGGTAGCGAGGAGTTCACCGTCAACGTGGCCCTGGTCGAGGATGGCCGGGTGCTGTTCGGTCTGGTCGGCGTGCCGGTGAGCGGCCGCTGCTACTACGGTGGCGCCGGTCTCGGTGCCTGGCGCGAGGAGGCCGATGGCCGCGCGCAACCGATCAGTGTGCGCCTGGAGCCCGAGGAGGCCTTCACCGTGGTGGCCAGCAAGCGCCATGGCAGCCCGGCCCAGGAGCGCCTGCTGGATGGCTTGAGCGAGCGCTTCGGCGACCTGCGGCGAGCCAGCATCGGCAGTTCGCTGAAGTTCTGCCTGCTGGCCGAGGGCGCTGCCGACTGCTATCCGCGCCTGACGCCAACCTCGCAATGGGACACGGCCGCCGCCCAGGGTGTGCTGGAAGGCGCCGGCGGCGAGGTGCTCGACCTGCATGGCGCGCCATTCACCTACGAGCCGCGCGAGGACTACCTCAACGGCTCCTTCCTGGCCCTGCCGCGCGCTGCTGAGTGGCGCAGCGAGCTGATCCAACTGGCGCGCGCGCTGCACTGA
- the nudE gene encoding ADP compounds hydrolase NudE has product MRQKPTVLASEIVAKSRLFAVEELQLRFSNGVERTYERLVGKGQGYGAVMVVAMLDAEHAVLVEEYCAGVDEYQLSLPKGLVEPGEDILAAANRELKEEAGYGARQLEHITELSLSPGYMSQRIQVVLARDLYEERLPGDEPEPMGVDRISLRELSSLAQHAQFSEGRALAALYLVRDLLTQRGEYQA; this is encoded by the coding sequence ATGCGTCAGAAACCCACCGTACTCGCCAGCGAGATCGTCGCGAAGAGCCGACTGTTCGCTGTCGAGGAGTTGCAACTGCGCTTCAGCAATGGCGTCGAGCGCACCTACGAGCGTCTGGTCGGCAAGGGCCAGGGCTACGGTGCGGTGATGGTGGTGGCCATGCTCGATGCCGAGCACGCGGTGCTGGTGGAGGAATATTGCGCCGGGGTCGACGAATACCAGTTGTCGCTGCCCAAGGGCCTGGTCGAGCCGGGCGAGGACATCCTCGCGGCGGCCAACCGCGAGCTCAAGGAGGAAGCGGGCTACGGTGCCCGGCAACTGGAGCACATCACCGAACTGTCGCTGTCGCCGGGCTACATGAGCCAGCGCATCCAGGTGGTGCTGGCGCGCGACCTCTACGAGGAGCGCCTGCCGGGCGACGAGCCGGAGCCGATGGGCGTCGATCGCATCAGCCTGCGCGAACTGTCGAGCCTGGCCCAGCACGCCCAGTTCAGCGAAGGCCGCGCCCTGGCCGCGCTGTACCTGGTGCGCGACCTGCTCACCCAGCGCGGCGAGTACCAGGCATGA
- the yrfG gene encoding GMP/IMP nucleotidase, with amino-acid sequence MPTLPWSAIDTVLLDMDGTLLDLHFDNHFWLEHLPQRYAERNGLSRTEADAVLEPLFREHAGQLNWYCLDFWSRELDLSIRELKHEVAHLISLRPHADTFLAALRRAGKRVALITNAHRDSLSLKLERIELAPYFDRLISSHDYGYPKEDARFWSALQADFGFDPQRSLFIDDSLPILRSARAYGVAHLLAVRHPDSRGQVRDTEEFAAQEDYRRLLEGLP; translated from the coding sequence ATGCCCACCCTGCCCTGGTCCGCCATCGACACCGTGCTGCTCGACATGGACGGCACCCTGCTCGACCTGCACTTCGACAACCACTTCTGGCTGGAACACCTGCCCCAGCGCTATGCCGAACGCAACGGCCTGAGTCGCACCGAAGCCGACGCCGTGCTCGAGCCGCTGTTCCGCGAACACGCCGGCCAGCTCAACTGGTACTGCCTGGATTTCTGGAGCCGGGAACTGGACCTGTCGATCCGCGAACTCAAGCACGAGGTGGCGCACCTGATCTCGCTGCGTCCGCACGCCGATACCTTCCTCGCCGCCCTGCGCCGGGCCGGCAAGCGCGTGGCGCTGATCACCAACGCGCACCGCGACTCGCTGTCGCTGAAGCTGGAACGGATCGAACTGGCGCCCTATTTCGACCGACTGATCAGCTCCCACGACTACGGCTACCCGAAGGAGGACGCGCGCTTCTGGAGCGCCCTGCAAGCCGATTTCGGCTTCGACCCGCAGCGCAGCCTGTTCATCGACGACAGCCTGCCGATCCTGCGCAGCGCCCGCGCCTATGGTGTCGCCCACCTGTTGGCGGTACGCCACCCGGACAGCCGTGGCCAGGTCCGGGACACCGAGGAGTTCGCCGCCCAGGAGGACTACCGGCGGCTGCTCGAAGGACTGCCGTAG
- the lysM gene encoding peptidoglycan-binding protein LysM has protein sequence MGIFAFVKEAGEKLWDTLTGHEAQAAESLKEHVAKVGLGNPNIQVSVEGDKVIASGEVASQEEKEKILLALGNVAGVSSVEDKITVAQAAPEARFVTVKKGDTLSAIAKAEYGNANAYMKIFEANKPMLSHPDKIYPGQVLRIPE, from the coding sequence ATGGGTATTTTCGCGTTCGTGAAGGAAGCCGGTGAAAAGCTGTGGGATACGCTGACGGGGCATGAGGCACAGGCGGCCGAGTCGCTGAAGGAGCACGTCGCCAAGGTCGGCCTGGGCAACCCGAACATCCAGGTTTCGGTGGAAGGCGACAAGGTCATCGCCTCGGGCGAGGTGGCCAGCCAGGAGGAGAAAGAGAAGATCCTGCTGGCGCTGGGCAACGTCGCCGGCGTCTCCTCGGTGGAAGACAAGATCACCGTGGCCCAGGCCGCTCCGGAGGCGCGCTTCGTCACCGTGAAGAAAGGCGACACCCTGAGCGCCATCGCCAAGGCCGAATACGGCAATGCCAACGCCTACATGAAGATCTTCGAGGCCAACAAGCCGATGCTCAGCCATCCGGACAAGATCTACCCCGGCCAGGTCCTGCGCATTCCCGAGTGA
- a CDS encoding LysR family transcriptional regulator, whose amino-acid sequence MDIKQLKFLCALDETRHFGQAAARCHVTQPTLSMRLRSLEEELGLELVRRSQRFEGFTEAGERVLAWARSLLAAQEGLYAEAAACRGQLVGTLRLGVVPLASFDPMRLVQHMAGRHPELRFQLYSLSSEQVLEGLARNQFDLGVSYLDRLDRSHFEGIELAETRMGLLHHPSHFPLDAALLNWEALAGLPLGLLSAGMHFRQSIDHNFRSRGLSPIARLETDSVQQLLQAVQRGLCCAIMPLGSEVDGELRLIPIEDAHTLAALGLIIRSGQPRSALAEACFEEARNWLAPQS is encoded by the coding sequence ATGGACATCAAGCAACTGAAATTCCTCTGCGCCCTCGACGAAACCCGCCACTTCGGCCAGGCCGCCGCGCGCTGCCACGTCACCCAGCCGACCCTGTCCATGCGCCTGCGCAGCCTGGAGGAAGAACTCGGCCTGGAACTGGTGCGACGCAGCCAGCGCTTCGAAGGCTTCACCGAGGCCGGCGAGCGCGTACTGGCCTGGGCACGCAGCCTGCTGGCGGCCCAGGAAGGGCTGTACGCGGAAGCCGCCGCCTGCCGCGGGCAACTGGTCGGGACCCTGCGCCTGGGCGTGGTGCCGCTGGCCAGCTTCGACCCGATGCGCCTGGTCCAGCACATGGCCGGGCGCCACCCGGAGTTGCGTTTCCAGCTCTATTCCCTGAGTTCGGAACAGGTACTCGAAGGCCTGGCGCGCAACCAGTTCGATCTCGGCGTCTCTTATCTGGACCGTCTGGACCGCAGCCATTTCGAGGGCATCGAACTGGCGGAGACCCGCATGGGCCTGCTCCATCACCCCAGCCATTTCCCGCTCGACGCCGCGCTGCTGAACTGGGAAGCGCTGGCTGGCCTGCCGCTAGGCCTGCTCTCGGCGGGCATGCACTTCCGCCAATCCATCGACCACAACTTCCGCAGCCGCGGGTTGAGCCCCATCGCGCGCCTGGAAACCGACTCGGTACAGCAACTGCTGCAGGCGGTGCAGCGCGGCTTGTGCTGCGCGATCATGCCGCTGGGCAGCGAAGTCGACGGCGAGTTGCGCCTGATCCCCATCGAGGACGCCCATACCCTGGCAGCGCTCGGTCTGATCATCCGCAGCGGACAGCCGCGCTCGGCGCTGGCCGAAGCCTGTTTCGAGGAAGCCCGGAACTGGTTGGCGCCGCAGTCTTGA
- the fdhD gene encoding formate dehydrogenase accessory sulfurtransferase FdhD produces the protein MPCQPACPVSADTWAPSAVPDDYRYADLHLPQQVGQASLAAECAVAISYNGLNQAVMMASPEDIEDFVRGFSLSSGFVESIDDIYEIRVSGQGESLHAEVEISSRAFWNLKRQRRQLAGTSGCGLCGVEALEQALPQLPERSPQALPPAAHLGALRQRIEQAQRLARHSGALHAALYFDGHGELRLCREDIGRHNALDKLIGALHRQGLDAARGFAVVTSRCSLELIHKAVRAGIGTLVSLSAPTALTVQWARRHQLNLIHQPHHNAPRVYSPAPAATE, from the coding sequence ATGCCTTGCCAGCCTGCATGCCCGGTATCCGCGGATACCTGGGCGCCTTCCGCCGTTCCCGACGATTACCGCTACGCCGACCTGCACCTGCCGCAGCAGGTCGGCCAGGCCTCCCTTGCCGCCGAGTGTGCCGTGGCGATCAGCTACAACGGACTGAACCAGGCGGTGATGATGGCCTCGCCCGAGGACATCGAGGATTTCGTCCGCGGTTTCAGCCTCAGCAGCGGCTTCGTGGAGTCCATCGACGACATCTATGAAATCCGCGTCAGCGGCCAAGGCGAATCCCTCCACGCCGAGGTCGAAATCAGCAGCCGCGCGTTCTGGAACCTCAAGCGCCAACGCCGGCAACTGGCCGGCACTTCCGGATGCGGCCTGTGCGGCGTCGAAGCCCTGGAGCAGGCCCTGCCGCAACTGCCGGAACGGTCGCCGCAGGCGCTGCCTCCCGCCGCCCATCTCGGCGCCCTGCGCCAGCGTATCGAGCAGGCCCAGCGACTGGCGCGCCATAGCGGCGCCCTGCATGCCGCGCTGTATTTCGACGGGCATGGCGAGCTGCGCCTGTGTCGCGAGGACATCGGCCGCCACAACGCCCTCGACAAGCTGATCGGCGCCCTGCACCGCCAAGGCCTCGACGCCGCGCGCGGTTTCGCCGTGGTCACCAGCCGCTGCAGCCTGGAGCTTATCCACAAGGCCGTACGTGCTGGGATCGGCACCCTGGTCAGCCTCTCCGCACCCACCGCCCTGACCGTGCAATGGGCGCGCCGCCACCAACTGAACCTGATCCACCAGCCCCATCACAACGCCCCGCGGGTCTACAGCCCGGCGCCGGCCGCAACCGAGTGA